The Mesorhizobium sp. B1-1-8 genome contains a region encoding:
- the mraZ gene encoding division/cell wall cluster transcriptional repressor MraZ has product MDRFLSNAVNRIDAKGRVSVPAHFRSVVQKRGYQELYALRCLDLPAMDVGGLDLLDRYEQRIALEDPFLQTADDMSFFCHGDGTFLKLDQDGRITMSDFIREHTGIQAEVAFVGRGTFFQIWEPGRLAAYGAQARARLLQLRQGTKPGERPE; this is encoded by the coding sequence ATGGACCGGTTTCTGTCAAACGCGGTGAACAGGATCGATGCGAAGGGGCGGGTTTCCGTTCCGGCGCATTTCCGCTCGGTCGTGCAGAAACGCGGTTACCAGGAACTCTACGCGCTACGCTGCCTCGATCTTCCGGCGATGGATGTCGGCGGGCTCGATCTGCTCGACCGCTACGAGCAGCGGATAGCGCTGGAGGATCCCTTTCTGCAGACTGCGGACGACATGTCGTTCTTCTGCCATGGCGATGGCACATTCCTGAAGCTCGATCAGGACGGCCGCATCACCATGAGCGATTTCATCCGCGAGCACACCGGCATCCAGGCAGAGGTGGCCTTTGTCGGTCGCGGCACTTTCTTCCAGATCTGGGAGCCTGGACGGCTTGCCGCCTATGGGGCGCAGGCGCGGGCCAGGCTTTTGCAGCTTCGGCAGGGGACGAAGCCCGGGGAGCGACCGGAATGA
- the rsmH gene encoding 16S rRNA (cytosine(1402)-N(4))-methyltransferase RsmH, translating to MMAGHGDDPHAVGGLARHIPVLLAEVLEALAPKAGEIIIDGTFGAGGYTSAILERGASVVAIDRDPDAIAAGRALEQRSGGRLKLVQAPFSTLDEHVETADGVVLDIGVSSMQLDQAERGFSFRTDGPLDMRMAQAGLSAADVVNTFKTGDLARIFGFLGEERHAGRIARMIEGRREKRPFERTLDLADAIATHIGRAPKDKIHPATRVFQALRIFVNDELGELASALFAAERVLKPGGRLAVVTFHSLEDRIVKRFIADRADAASGSRHMPDAPSRLATFRKSAGGGVTPGEDEIAANPRARSARLRAAIRTEAPARADDFSIFGLPKLPAIERPGER from the coding sequence ATGATGGCTGGCCACGGCGATGATCCTCACGCCGTTGGCGGACTGGCCCGCCACATTCCGGTCCTCCTTGCCGAAGTGCTGGAGGCGCTTGCGCCGAAAGCGGGCGAGATCATCATCGATGGGACCTTTGGTGCCGGCGGCTACACCAGCGCCATCCTGGAGCGCGGCGCCTCGGTGGTGGCTATCGACCGCGATCCGGATGCGATTGCCGCGGGCCGCGCGCTCGAGCAGCGGTCCGGCGGCAGGCTGAAGCTCGTGCAGGCGCCATTCTCGACGCTGGACGAGCATGTCGAAACCGCCGATGGCGTCGTGCTCGATATCGGCGTTTCCTCCATGCAGCTCGACCAGGCCGAGCGCGGCTTTTCCTTTCGCACTGACGGGCCGCTCGACATGCGCATGGCGCAGGCCGGCCTGAGCGCTGCCGACGTCGTCAACACTTTCAAGACGGGCGACCTTGCCCGCATCTTCGGCTTCCTCGGCGAGGAGCGGCACGCCGGCCGCATCGCCCGCATGATCGAGGGCCGGCGCGAGAAGCGGCCTTTCGAGCGCACGCTCGATCTCGCCGACGCCATCGCCACCCATATCGGCCGCGCGCCGAAGGACAAGATCCACCCCGCCACCCGCGTCTTCCAGGCGCTGCGCATCTTCGTCAATGACGAGCTTGGCGAACTGGCGAGCGCGCTGTTTGCCGCCGAGCGGGTGCTGAAGCCCGGCGGACGGCTGGCCGTGGTGACGTTTCATTCGCTGGAGGACCGCATCGTCAAGCGCTTCATCGCCGACCGCGCCGACGCGGCATCTGGCTCGCGGCATATGCCCGACGCGCCTTCACGGCTGGCGACATTCCGCAAATCCGCTGGCGGCGGGGTTACCCCCGGCGAGGATGAGATCGCAGCCAATCCGCGGGCGCGCTCGGCCAGGCTGCGCGCGGCAATCCGCACCGAGGCGCCGGCGCGCGCCGACGACTTTTCGATTTTCGGTCTTCCAAAGCTTCCCGCCATCGAGCGGCCGGGGGAGAGGTAA
- a CDS encoding peptidoglycan D,D-transpeptidase FtsI family protein, whose protein sequence is MISRFPKIGDLLNRRKKPAGDGSIVVDAARKATGGKARTRIIMTMAVFFSIYSTIAGRLIYLGMQNPDLSDGPQSRVTASRPDIVDRNGEVLATDIKTASLFAEPRRIIDADEAIEKLSTVLPEIDYEQTYRKLKSGAGFVWLQRQLTPKQQADILALGIPGLGFRTEKRRFYPSGETSSYIVGLTNIDNQGISGMEKYIDEQGLSDLQASGLAVARDLRPVKLSIDLRVQHVVRDEIAAGLERYRAIGAGAVVLNVKTGEVIAMASVPDFDPNNPYNAQEKDRLNRMSAGLYEMGSTFKSFTSAMALDSGKATMASRFDASHPIRVGHQAIHDFHGKGRVLSLPEVFLYSSNIGSAREAELVGIEGHREFLHRLGILDKMQTELPEVARPTEPKVWKQVNSFTIAFGHGVSTTPLQAAVGCAALMNGGYLIEPTFLVRSQEDAMAVAKKVVSEKTVEGMRYLYTLNAEKGSARNARVPGYRVGGKTGTAEKVINGRYSKDLNFNTFVAAFPMDDPQYLVFTIADAPHPEKPGMTDVAANNAGVMAGNIIRRSAAMLGVKPDFSHENGATLVSYQ, encoded by the coding sequence GTGATCAGCAGATTTCCAAAGATCGGTGACCTGCTGAACCGCCGGAAGAAACCCGCCGGGGACGGCTCGATCGTCGTCGACGCCGCCCGCAAGGCGACCGGCGGCAAGGCCAGAACCCGCATCATCATGACGATGGCGGTGTTCTTCAGCATCTATTCGACGATTGCCGGCAGGCTGATCTATCTCGGTATGCAGAACCCTGACCTGTCGGACGGCCCCCAGAGCCGGGTGACTGCTTCGCGGCCGGATATTGTCGATCGCAACGGTGAGGTGCTGGCGACCGATATCAAGACGGCGTCGCTGTTTGCCGAACCGCGCCGCATCATCGATGCCGATGAGGCGATCGAGAAGCTTTCGACCGTGCTTCCCGAGATCGATTACGAGCAGACCTATCGCAAGCTGAAGAGCGGCGCCGGTTTTGTCTGGCTGCAGCGCCAACTGACGCCGAAGCAGCAGGCTGACATCCTGGCGCTGGGCATTCCTGGCCTCGGCTTCCGCACCGAAAAGCGCCGCTTCTATCCGAGCGGCGAGACCTCCTCCTACATTGTCGGGCTGACCAACATCGACAACCAGGGCATCTCCGGCATGGAGAAGTATATCGACGAGCAGGGGTTGAGCGATTTGCAGGCGTCGGGCCTGGCGGTGGCCAGGGATCTCAGGCCGGTCAAGCTCTCGATCGACCTGCGCGTCCAGCATGTGGTGCGCGACGAGATTGCCGCCGGCCTGGAGCGCTATCGCGCCATAGGCGCCGGAGCCGTTGTGCTAAACGTCAAGACCGGCGAAGTGATCGCCATGGCCTCGGTGCCGGATTTCGATCCGAACAATCCCTATAATGCACAGGAAAAGGACCGGCTGAACCGTATGTCGGCAGGCCTTTACGAGATGGGCTCGACCTTCAAGAGCTTCACCTCGGCCATGGCGCTCGATTCCGGCAAAGCGACCATGGCGAGCCGATTCGACGCTTCGCATCCAATCCGGGTTGGCCATCAGGCCATTCACGATTTCCACGGCAAGGGTCGCGTGCTGTCGTTACCGGAGGTGTTCCTCTATTCGTCCAACATCGGGTCGGCCAGGGAGGCCGAGCTGGTCGGCATCGAGGGTCACCGCGAATTCCTGCATCGCCTTGGAATTTTGGACAAGATGCAAACCGAACTGCCGGAGGTCGCCCGCCCGACCGAACCGAAGGTCTGGAAACAGGTCAATTCGTTCACCATCGCCTTCGGCCATGGTGTGTCGACGACACCGCTGCAAGCGGCCGTCGGTTGCGCGGCGCTGATGAATGGCGGTTATCTGATCGAGCCGACATTCCTGGTCCGCAGCCAGGAGGATGCAATGGCGGTGGCCAAGAAAGTGGTCAGCGAAAAAACGGTCGAAGGCATGCGCTACCTTTATACGCTCAACGCCGAGAAGGGCTCTGCCAGGAACGCCAGAGTCCCCGGCTACCGGGTTGGCGGCAAGACCGGAACGGCCGAGAAAGTCATCAACGGCCGCTACTCTAAGGACTTGAATTTCAATACCTTCGTCGCCGCCTTCCCGATGGACGATCCGCAATACCTCGTGTTCACGATTGCCGACGCCCCGCATCCGGAAAAGCCCGGGATGACAGACGTCGCGGCCAACAATGCGGGGGTTATGGCCGGCAATATCATCAGACGTTCCGCGGCCATGCTTGGCGTGAAGCCAGATTTCAGCCATGAAAATGGTGCAACGCTGGTTTCCTATCAGTGA
- a CDS encoding UDP-N-acetylmuramoyl-L-alanyl-D-glutamate--2,6-diaminopimelate ligase, translating to MHLKDLAGILPVEGTACPDLEVTGLSSDSRQVKPGVVFFALAGSKADGASYAADAASRGAAAIVAGKSNAISGLSIPVIHVDDPRLALALSAARFFGRQPETMVAVTGTSGKTSVAAFTRQIWEQAGFSAASIGTTGVVAPGRNEYGSLTTPDPVGLHKLLKELAEAGVTHASMEASSHGLDQRRLDGVKLAAGGFTNLGRDHMDYHPTVEDYHRAKLRLFDTLLPKGAPAVIFADDPWSEPTIKAARAAGLHVLTVGRHGNFLTLKRVEHERRRQRAEVEADGVLYEIDLPLAGDFQIANALVSAGLAISTGTSVGKALAALEKLKGAPGRLDLVGTTAAGAPVYVDYAHKPDALENVLAAVRPFTTGRVVVVFGCGGDRDRGKRPIMGGIATRLADVVIVTDDNPRTEVPETIRAAILAAAPGAIEIGDRRRAIHEAVAMLHAGDTLIVAGKGHEEGQTIGTETFHFSDHEEVREALQERAA from the coding sequence ATGCATCTGAAAGATCTAGCCGGTATCCTGCCTGTCGAGGGAACTGCTTGCCCCGATCTGGAGGTGACCGGCCTCTCCTCCGATTCCCGCCAGGTGAAACCGGGCGTCGTCTTTTTCGCGCTCGCCGGCAGCAAGGCGGATGGCGCCAGCTACGCCGCCGATGCCGCCAGCCGCGGCGCGGCAGCAATAGTCGCGGGCAAGAGCAACGCCATTTCCGGCCTGTCTATCCCGGTCATCCATGTCGACGATCCGCGCCTGGCACTGGCGCTGAGCGCGGCGCGCTTCTTCGGCAGGCAGCCGGAAACGATGGTCGCCGTCACCGGCACCAGCGGCAAGACATCGGTCGCAGCCTTCACCCGGCAGATCTGGGAGCAGGCAGGATTTTCCGCCGCCTCGATCGGCACCACCGGCGTGGTGGCGCCCGGCCGCAACGAATATGGTTCGCTCACCACGCCGGATCCGGTGGGGCTCCATAAACTGCTCAAGGAATTGGCGGAGGCCGGCGTCACCCACGCCTCGATGGAAGCCTCCAGCCACGGCCTCGACCAGCGCCGGCTCGACGGCGTCAAGCTCGCCGCCGGCGGCTTCACCAATCTCGGCCGCGACCATATGGATTATCATCCGACGGTCGAGGACTATCATCGCGCCAAGCTGCGCCTGTTCGACACGCTGCTGCCGAAAGGCGCGCCGGCCGTCATCTTCGCCGACGACCCGTGGTCGGAGCCCACGATCAAGGCAGCGCGAGCGGCGGGGCTACACGTGCTGACGGTCGGGCGCCACGGCAATTTCCTGACGCTGAAGCGGGTCGAGCATGAGCGGCGGCGCCAGCGCGCCGAGGTGGAGGCCGACGGCGTGCTCTACGAGATCGACCTGCCGTTGGCCGGCGATTTCCAGATCGCCAATGCTCTGGTGTCGGCCGGCCTTGCCATTTCGACTGGAACGTCGGTCGGTAAAGCCTTGGCGGCGTTGGAAAAACTGAAGGGCGCACCGGGCCGGCTCGATCTTGTCGGCACGACAGCGGCGGGCGCTCCGGTCTATGTCGATTATGCCCACAAGCCCGACGCGCTGGAAAATGTGCTGGCTGCGGTCCGTCCGTTCACCACGGGGCGTGTCGTGGTGGTGTTCGGCTGCGGTGGCGATCGCGATCGGGGAAAAAGGCCGATCATGGGCGGGATCGCGACGCGGCTGGCCGATGTCGTCATCGTCACCGACGACAATCCGCGCACCGAAGTTCCCGAAACCATCCGAGCCGCGATCCTAGCCGCGGCGCCCGGCGCCATCGAGATCGGCGACCGCCGCAGGGCGATCCACGAGGCGGTGGCGATGCTGCATGCCGGCGATACGCTGATCGTTGCCGGCAAGGGGCACGAGGAAGGCCAGACCATCGGCACCGAAACCTTCCACTTCTCCGACCATGAGGAAGTGCGCGAGGCGCTCCAGGAGCGCGCCGCATGA
- a CDS encoding UDP-N-acetylmuramoylalanyl-D-glutamyl-2,6-diaminopimelate--D-alanyl-D-alanine ligase: protein MNLLWTPEALVDAMEGRPIGSLPEGISGISIDSRSLEPGDAFFAIKGETMDGHDFATAAVKAGAAVLVVAEGKLPSLGRLTAPMIVVQDVLAALEKLGVAARARSKARILAVTGSVGKTTTKEALRHVLSAVGKVHASALSFNNHWGVPVTLARMPQDCDYAVFEIGMNHPGEIRPLAKMVRPHVAIVTLIAAAHLGFFKSLDEIAKAKAEIFEGLEPGGVAVLNRDDPRWKLLAKSAKEAGVEHVLGFGENARSTFRLTNCELHADHSDITARIGKQDVTARVGAPGRHIVQNVLAVLGAAQLVGADLEKAAAALAHLSAERGRGRRHILRHPEGRITLIDESFNANPASMAAAMALLNATPVSGEGRRIAVLGDMLELGGHSAKLHAALAELIIGSGTRTVFLGGPEMRALAEILPSDIETEYRAGTEDLKPVLLSALRPGDVVMVKSSKGIGFSKLVDALLGKFPAEATTIEPT, encoded by the coding sequence ATGAACCTGCTCTGGACCCCCGAGGCGCTGGTCGATGCCATGGAGGGCAGGCCGATCGGCTCGCTGCCGGAAGGCATCAGCGGCATCTCGATCGACAGCCGCAGCCTCGAGCCGGGGGACGCCTTCTTCGCCATCAAGGGCGAAACGATGGACGGCCACGATTTCGCGACCGCGGCGGTAAAAGCGGGTGCTGCCGTGCTTGTGGTCGCGGAAGGCAAGCTGCCGTCGCTCGGCCGGCTGACAGCGCCGATGATCGTCGTGCAGGATGTGCTTGCGGCGCTTGAGAAGCTTGGCGTAGCGGCGCGCGCCCGTTCGAAGGCCAGGATCCTTGCGGTGACCGGATCGGTCGGCAAGACGACCACCAAGGAAGCGCTTCGCCATGTGCTGTCGGCGGTCGGCAAGGTGCATGCCTCGGCGCTGTCGTTCAACAACCACTGGGGCGTGCCCGTGACCCTTGCGCGCATGCCGCAGGACTGCGACTATGCGGTCTTCGAGATCGGCATGAACCATCCAGGCGAGATCAGGCCGCTGGCCAAGATGGTCAGGCCGCATGTCGCCATCGTGACGCTGATCGCCGCCGCCCATCTCGGTTTCTTCAAGAGCCTCGACGAGATCGCCAAGGCCAAGGCCGAGATTTTCGAGGGGCTGGAGCCAGGCGGTGTCGCGGTGCTCAATCGCGACGATCCGCGCTGGAAGCTGCTTGCCAAATCGGCGAAAGAGGCCGGCGTCGAGCATGTTTTGGGCTTCGGCGAGAATGCCCGCTCGACTTTCAGGCTCACCAATTGTGAGCTCCACGCCGACCATTCCGACATCACCGCCAGGATCGGCAAGCAGGACGTGACAGCCCGTGTCGGCGCGCCCGGCCGCCACATCGTGCAGAACGTGCTGGCCGTGCTGGGGGCGGCGCAACTGGTCGGCGCCGATCTCGAAAAAGCAGCGGCGGCTCTCGCCCATCTCTCCGCCGAGCGTGGCCGCGGCAGGCGCCACATATTGCGCCATCCCGAAGGGCGGATCACACTGATCGACGAAAGCTTCAATGCCAACCCGGCCTCGATGGCCGCGGCCATGGCGCTGCTCAACGCCACGCCTGTATCGGGCGAGGGCAGGCGCATTGCCGTGCTCGGCGATATGCTCGAACTCGGAGGCCATTCGGCGAAGCTCCATGCCGCCCTCGCCGAACTCATCATCGGCAGCGGGACGCGCACCGTGTTTCTCGGCGGTCCCGAGATGCGGGCGCTTGCCGAAATTCTGCCTTCCGATATCGAGACGGAGTATCGCGCCGGGACGGAGGATTTGAAGCCGGTCCTGCTTTCGGCGCTCAGGCCCGGCGACGTGGTCATGGTCAAGTCGTCGAAAGGCATCGGGTTTTCGAAACTGGTCGACGCATTGCTCGGCAAATTTCCGGCGGAAGCCACAACCATCGAACCGACCTGA
- the mraY gene encoding phospho-N-acetylmuramoyl-pentapeptide-transferase: MFTLLVDFADKISVFNVFRYITFRTGGALITSALIVFIFGPTIINSLRLRQGKGQPIRADGPQTHFKKAGTPTMGGLMILSGIIGSSILWANLSSIYVWVVLLVTVGFGSIGFYDDYLKVTKQSHLGFSGKARLAIEFVIAGIAAWVIMHNGQAPFSSSLTFPFAKEFLINLGWFFVPFSCFVIVGAGNAVNLTDGLDGLAIVPIMIAAASFGVIAYLSGNAIFAEYLQIHFVPGTGELAVVLGAVIGAGLGFLWFNAPPAAIFMGDTGSLAMGGLIGTIAVATKHEIVLVIVGGLFVVEILSVIIQVGYFKMTGKRVFLMAPIHHHFEKLGWTESQVVIRFWIIAVILALVGLSTLKLR, encoded by the coding sequence ATGTTCACTCTACTCGTCGATTTCGCGGACAAGATCTCGGTCTTCAACGTCTTCCGCTACATCACCTTCCGCACCGGCGGGGCGCTGATCACCTCGGCGCTGATCGTCTTCATCTTCGGGCCGACGATCATCAATTCGCTGCGGCTGCGGCAAGGCAAGGGCCAGCCCATCCGCGCCGACGGGCCGCAGACGCACTTCAAGAAGGCCGGAACGCCGACCATGGGCGGATTGATGATCCTGTCCGGCATCATCGGCTCCTCGATCCTGTGGGCGAACCTTTCCAGCATTTATGTCTGGGTGGTGCTGCTGGTCACCGTCGGCTTCGGCTCGATCGGCTTTTACGACGACTATCTGAAAGTCACCAAGCAGTCGCATCTCGGCTTTTCCGGCAAGGCCAGGCTGGCGATCGAATTCGTCATCGCCGGCATCGCCGCCTGGGTGATCATGCATAACGGCCAGGCGCCGTTCTCGTCGTCGCTGACGTTCCCTTTCGCCAAGGAGTTCCTGATCAATCTCGGCTGGTTCTTCGTGCCGTTCTCCTGCTTCGTCATTGTCGGCGCGGGCAATGCGGTGAACCTGACCGACGGCCTCGACGGCCTGGCGATCGTGCCGATCATGATCGCCGCGGCGTCCTTCGGCGTCATCGCCTATCTGTCGGGCAACGCGATCTTCGCCGAATATCTGCAGATCCATTTCGTTCCCGGCACCGGCGAGCTGGCGGTCGTGCTCGGCGCGGTGATCGGCGCCGGCCTCGGCTTTCTCTGGTTCAACGCGCCGCCGGCGGCGATCTTCATGGGCGACACCGGCTCGCTGGCGATGGGCGGACTGATCGGCACCATCGCAGTCGCCACCAAGCACGAGATCGTGCTGGTCATCGTCGGCGGGCTGTTCGTGGTCGAAATCCTGTCGGTCATCATCCAGGTCGGCTACTTCAAGATGACCGGCAAGCGCGTCTTCCTGATGGCGCCGATCCATCACCATTTCGAAAAGCTCGGCTGGACCGAGAGCCAGGTGGTGATCCGCTTCTGGATCATCGCCGTGATCCTGGCGCTCGTCGGCCTCTCGACCCTCAAGCTCAGATAG
- the murD gene encoding UDP-N-acetylmuramoyl-L-alanine--D-glutamate ligase, with protein sequence MIPAASFAGKRVSLFGLGGSGIATAHALLAGGAEILAWDDNPDSVAKAAAAGIATGDLRGADWSRFAAFVLSPGVPLTHPKPHWTVELARASGVEVIGDIELFCRERIQRAPAVPFIAITGTNGKSTTTALTAHVLKSAGRDTQMGGNIGRAIMTLDPLEPDRHYVVECSSYQIDLAPSINPTAGILLNLTPDHLDRHGTMAHYASIKERLVAGSDTAIIGVDDSWCAQIADRLERAGKTVIRISKRLPLTDGYFADGTNLMEAVHGRYSRVAFLEGIGSLRGQHNAQNALAAVAACLKVGLELGEIQAGLESFPGLAHRMEQVGRKDNVLFVNDSKATNADAAAPALSSFNRIYWIAGGLPKEGGIEPLRGFFPRIAKAYLIGEAAPAFSATLGEAVPYEISGTLAAAVEHAANDAANDTGGEAVVLLSPACASFDQFKNFEVRGEAFRQAATAIDGVKPIGGPR encoded by the coding sequence TTGATCCCCGCCGCTTCCTTTGCAGGCAAACGCGTTTCGCTCTTCGGGCTCGGCGGCTCGGGGATCGCCACCGCGCATGCGCTGCTTGCGGGCGGCGCCGAGATCCTCGCCTGGGACGACAATCCAGACAGCGTCGCCAAGGCAGCTGCGGCAGGTATCGCGACCGGCGATTTGCGCGGCGCCGACTGGTCGCGCTTCGCGGCCTTCGTGCTGTCGCCCGGCGTGCCGCTGACGCATCCGAAGCCGCATTGGACGGTGGAGTTGGCGCGGGCTTCCGGCGTCGAGGTGATCGGCGACATCGAGCTGTTCTGTCGCGAACGGATCCAGCGCGCGCCGGCCGTGCCCTTTATCGCCATCACCGGCACCAACGGCAAGTCGACGACGACGGCGCTGACGGCGCATGTCCTGAAATCGGCCGGGCGCGACACGCAGATGGGCGGCAACATCGGCCGCGCCATCATGACGCTCGATCCGCTTGAGCCTGACCGGCACTATGTGGTCGAGTGCTCGTCTTACCAGATCGACCTCGCGCCCTCCATCAATCCGACCGCCGGCATCCTGCTCAATCTGACGCCCGACCATCTCGACCGCCATGGCACGATGGCGCACTACGCCTCGATCAAGGAAAGGCTGGTTGCCGGCAGCGACACCGCTATCATCGGCGTCGACGATTCCTGGTGCGCCCAGATCGCCGACCGGCTGGAGCGGGCGGGCAAGACCGTCATCCGCATCTCCAAGCGCCTGCCTTTGACAGACGGCTATTTCGCCGACGGCACCAATCTGATGGAAGCGGTGCACGGCCGCTACAGCCGCGTCGCGTTTCTCGAGGGCATCGGCTCGCTGCGCGGCCAGCACAATGCACAGAATGCGCTGGCTGCCGTTGCCGCCTGCCTGAAAGTCGGGCTGGAGCTCGGCGAAATCCAGGCTGGGCTGGAAAGCTTTCCGGGGCTTGCGCATCGCATGGAGCAGGTCGGCCGCAAGGACAACGTTCTGTTCGTCAACGATTCCAAGGCGACCAATGCCGATGCGGCCGCCCCCGCGCTGTCGAGTTTCAACCGCATCTACTGGATCGCCGGCGGTCTGCCCAAGGAAGGCGGCATCGAGCCGCTGCGCGGTTTCTTCCCGCGCATCGCCAAGGCCTACCTGATCGGCGAGGCGGCGCCTGCTTTCTCCGCCACGCTCGGCGAGGCGGTGCCTTACGAAATTTCCGGAACGCTGGCGGCGGCGGTCGAGCATGCCGCCAACGACGCGGCAAACGACACCGGCGGCGAGGCCGTGGTGCTGCTTTCGCCGGCCTGCGCCAGTTTCGACCAGTTCAAGAATTTCGAGGTTCGCGGCGAAGCCTTCAGGCAAGCTGCGACTGCTATTGATGGGGTGAAACCCATCGGAGGGCCACGTTGA
- the ftsW gene encoding putative lipid II flippase FtsW produces MQSRLDKSPVATWWWTIDRWFLAAFLSLMGLGIVLSFAASPAVAERIGLDSFHFATRQIIFTIPALGVMLAVSFLEARQIRRMSLVMLCIMLVLMVAVLYIGVEVKGARRWVSLAGLSIQPSEFLKPAFVIICAWLFAEHRRQPDIPGNLFAMLLLALVISLLVAQPDLGQTMLVLGTWGVMFFMAGLPWFWIVALGAAGVGGVFAAYTVFPHVALRIDKFLTGEGDTFQVDMGREALINGGWFGVGPGEGTVKRVIPDSHADFVFSVAGEEFGLIMCFFIMSIFAFIVLRGLNTALKEHDDFTRYAVGGLVTVFGLQSAINMCVNLQLMPAKGMTLPFISYGGSSQIAIAVSMGMVLALTRKRPEKRKQMGFALSQRAMPAE; encoded by the coding sequence ATGCAAAGCCGTCTCGACAAAAGTCCGGTCGCAACCTGGTGGTGGACGATCGATCGCTGGTTTCTGGCGGCATTCTTGTCGCTGATGGGGCTGGGTATCGTCCTGTCCTTCGCCGCGAGCCCGGCGGTGGCCGAGCGCATCGGTCTCGACAGCTTCCACTTCGCCACCAGACAGATCATCTTCACCATCCCGGCGCTAGGCGTTATGCTCGCCGTCTCCTTCCTCGAAGCGCGGCAGATCAGGCGCATGTCGCTGGTCATGCTCTGCATCATGCTGGTGCTGATGGTGGCGGTGCTCTACATCGGCGTCGAGGTCAAGGGCGCGCGGCGCTGGGTGTCGCTTGCCGGGCTGTCCATCCAGCCGTCCGAATTCCTGAAGCCGGCCTTCGTCATCATCTGTGCATGGCTGTTTGCCGAACACCGGCGCCAGCCCGATATCCCCGGCAATCTGTTTGCCATGCTGCTGCTTGCCCTGGTGATCTCGCTTTTGGTGGCGCAGCCCGATCTCGGCCAGACGATGCTGGTGCTGGGCACCTGGGGTGTGATGTTCTTCATGGCCGGATTGCCCTGGTTCTGGATCGTCGCACTGGGTGCGGCCGGCGTCGGCGGCGTGTTCGCCGCCTATACCGTCTTTCCGCACGTTGCCTTGCGCATCGACAAATTCCTCACCGGCGAGGGCGACACCTTCCAGGTCGATATGGGCCGCGAGGCGCTGATCAACGGCGGCTGGTTCGGGGTCGGGCCGGGCGAGGGCACGGTGAAGCGGGTCATCCCCGACAGCCACGCCGACTTCGTCTTCTCGGTCGCGGGCGAGGAATTCGGGCTGATCATGTGCTTCTTCATCATGTCGATTTTCGCCTTCATCGTGCTGCGCGGCCTCAACACCGCGCTCAAGGAGCACGATGATTTCACTCGCTACGCCGTCGGCGGCCTCGTCACCGTTTTCGGCCTGCAGTCGGCCATCAACATGTGCGTCAACCTGCAGCTGATGCCGGCCAAGGGTATGACGCTGCCGTTCATCTCGTATGGCGGCTCCTCGCAGATTGCGATTGCCGTCTCGATGGGCATGGTGCTGGCGCTGACCCGCAAGCGTCCGGAAAAGCGCAAGCAGATGGGCTTTGCCTTGTCGCAGCGCGCAATGCCGGCGGAATGA